In the Longimicrobiales bacterium genome, one interval contains:
- a CDS encoding electron-transfer flavoprotein:ubiquinone oxidoreductase produces the protein MSEGTSVLRTTVRPANHQPPLPRDRFIVEEQPDEEAVPMDVVFVGGGPAGLAGAIELTRLVQKDNEDGGSLGEIEIGVLEKAGTLGEHNLSGAVVNPSAFKELFPELSMEDFPLRRPVTKESVYVMTESKAFRIPTPPTMKNHGNYIASISEIVRWMGEKAEGLGINVFPGFPVDSLLVEGDKVIGVRTTPAGLDRNGEPSGADAMPAMDLTAQVTVLAEGTRGPLSQAWLDWQGVTSENPQIFALGVKEVWEVKKPLDRIIHTMAWPLPSDAFGGSFMYPLSDTEIAVGLVVGLDYRDGRFDVHNELQRMKLHPLFRQYLEGGEMVEWGAKTIPEGGYYSVPKRRHGDGVILVGDAAGYVEVSSLKGIHYAMHSGIMAARQIFVALKKGDTSEAALAGYTTAVDQSVIMKDLKERRNMRLAFKGGFLSGGVKATLMSLTKGALPGGKISIEEDAADTKRLGAAADKVVPDGKLTFSKVDAVYKSGNQTRDDIPSHLLVGEDVDAETAEMLEHLCPAGVYERDGDKLVVNAPNCVDCKATDVLGPRWTPREGGSGPGYRKM, from the coding sequence ATGTCCGAGGGCACCAGCGTCCTCCGCACGACCGTCCGTCCTGCCAACCATCAGCCGCCGCTTCCGCGGGATCGTTTCATTGTCGAGGAGCAGCCAGACGAAGAAGCTGTCCCAATGGACGTGGTATTCGTGGGCGGCGGACCGGCGGGTCTTGCCGGCGCCATCGAGCTGACTCGGCTCGTCCAGAAGGACAACGAGGACGGCGGCAGCCTCGGAGAGATCGAGATCGGCGTGCTCGAGAAGGCGGGCACTCTGGGAGAGCACAACCTCTCAGGTGCCGTGGTCAACCCGAGTGCCTTCAAGGAGCTCTTCCCAGAGCTCTCCATGGAGGACTTCCCGCTCCGGAGGCCGGTCACCAAGGAGTCGGTTTACGTGATGACCGAGTCCAAGGCATTCAGGATCCCGACGCCTCCGACCATGAAGAATCACGGCAACTACATCGCTTCGATCAGCGAGATCGTGCGCTGGATGGGTGAGAAGGCCGAGGGATTGGGCATCAACGTCTTCCCGGGCTTCCCGGTGGACTCGCTGCTCGTGGAAGGTGACAAGGTCATCGGTGTGCGGACCACCCCAGCCGGACTCGATCGAAATGGCGAGCCGTCGGGGGCGGACGCGATGCCGGCCATGGATCTGACAGCTCAGGTCACTGTCCTGGCTGAAGGCACACGTGGTCCGCTCTCACAGGCCTGGCTCGATTGGCAGGGGGTGACATCGGAAAATCCCCAGATCTTCGCGCTTGGTGTGAAGGAGGTATGGGAGGTCAAGAAACCCCTCGACCGGATCATACACACCATGGCGTGGCCGCTCCCGAGCGATGCGTTCGGTGGGTCGTTCATGTATCCGCTCTCGGACACCGAGATCGCAGTGGGACTCGTGGTTGGCTTGGACTACCGCGATGGAAGGTTCGATGTCCACAACGAACTCCAACGCATGAAACTCCATCCGCTCTTCCGTCAGTATCTCGAAGGCGGAGAGATGGTGGAGTGGGGCGCGAAGACTATCCCAGAGGGCGGTTACTACTCTGTCCCGAAGCGACGACATGGCGACGGTGTCATTCTCGTCGGAGATGCCGCGGGCTACGTGGAGGTCTCCTCGCTGAAGGGCATCCACTACGCGATGCACTCGGGAATCATGGCCGCACGGCAGATTTTCGTGGCGCTAAAGAAGGGTGACACGTCCGAGGCGGCGCTGGCCGGATACACCACTGCCGTCGATCAGAGTGTGATCATGAAGGACCTGAAAGAGCGCCGGAACATGCGCCTCGCCTTCAAGGGCGGCTTCTTGTCGGGTGGTGTGAAGGCGACGCTCATGTCGCTGACCAAAGGGGCGCTTCCCGGTGGCAAGATCTCGATCGAAGAGGATGCTGCTGACACCAAGCGACTCGGAGCTGCTGCCGACAAGGTGGTCCCGGACGGGAAGTTGACTTTTTCGAAGGTCGATGCCGTCTACAAGTCCGGGAATCAGACCCGGGACGATATTCCGTCGCATCTTCTCGTAGGGGAGGATGTCGATGCGGAGACTGCGGAGATGCTCGAGCATCTCTGTCCGGCTGGCGTCTATGAGCGGGATGGCGACAAACTCGTCGTGAATGCGCCGAACTGCGTCGACTGCAAGGCGACCGACGTCCTCGGGCCGCGTTGGACACCTAGGGAGGGTGGAAGTGGGCCGGGCTATCGGAAGATGTAG
- a CDS encoding Lrp/AsnC family transcriptional regulator, translating to MADRIDRHILTLLAEDARTSNKELAGAVGLSQSACLERVRRLSDRGILMGAHAAVDPAAFGIGVQAFVSVQLKRHTRAAVAHFEETAIRLPQVVALYHLTGRNDYLAHAVAQDMDHLRDFTLDAITSLPEVARVETSLLFRATKKAVWPDLSEEA from the coding sequence ATGGCAGACCGAATCGACAGACACATTCTGACCCTCCTCGCCGAAGATGCGCGGACCAGCAACAAAGAATTGGCCGGAGCCGTCGGGCTCTCACAATCCGCTTGCCTCGAGAGAGTGCGCAGGCTGTCCGACCGCGGAATTCTGATGGGGGCACATGCCGCGGTCGACCCAGCAGCCTTTGGGATCGGTGTACAGGCGTTCGTCTCCGTGCAGCTGAAGCGGCATACACGCGCAGCCGTCGCGCACTTTGAAGAGACCGCCATTCGGTTGCCCCAGGTAGTGGCGCTCTACCACCTGACTGGAAGGAACGACTACCTCGCACACGCAGTGGCACAGGACATGGACCATCTGAGAGACTTCACGCTGGATGCAATCACCAGCCTCCCTGAGGTCGCGCGCGTCGAGACATCCCTACTCTTTCGTGCGACAAAGAAGGCGGTCTGGCCTGACCTCTCCGAAGAGGCCTAG
- a CDS encoding aminotransferase class I/II-fold pyridoxal phosphate-dependent enzyme: MRLETRAVRAARGQVVTESPFEKGQPHVPLIDLSTTYTFERSSAVAESMDALIEGAGEAPNPVYARLRNPTVAGFENALADLESAEAAVAFASGMAAITAMVLAAGSEAAPDGWARGRHIVAIRPIYGGTDHLLATGILGTEVTWAEPDEVAESLREDTCLVLLETPANPTLAMVDIAGVVSQVRATEKRFGYRIAVAVDNTFATPILQRPLELGADLVVHSATKFLGGHGDVMGGVVASSEDWAKPLRQTRMITGGVLHPLAGYLLHRGLQTLPVRVAAQQTSAGIIAARLAGHPEVTEVHYPGLNGDRSEERLLRTQQKGSGSLLAFRVRGGREASERVMESLDLISRAVSLGSVDTLIQAPAALTHRVVDPESREAAGVPEDLLRLSVGLEAVDDLWFDLHQALEQVRRERPHWESSMPQSESGISEGVGA; the protein is encoded by the coding sequence ATGAGGCTCGAGACTCGCGCGGTGAGAGCCGCGCGCGGCCAGGTTGTAACGGAGTCGCCGTTTGAGAAGGGTCAGCCGCATGTGCCTCTCATCGACCTTTCAACGACGTACACTTTCGAGAGGTCGTCGGCAGTTGCCGAATCAATGGACGCGCTGATCGAAGGGGCGGGTGAAGCACCCAACCCGGTTTACGCGCGTTTGCGGAACCCGACCGTTGCCGGCTTCGAGAACGCCCTCGCGGATCTAGAGAGCGCAGAAGCTGCGGTGGCCTTCGCGAGTGGCATGGCCGCGATCACGGCGATGGTGCTGGCGGCCGGTTCTGAAGCCGCTCCCGACGGGTGGGCGAGAGGTAGGCACATCGTGGCGATCCGGCCCATCTACGGCGGCACGGATCATCTTCTCGCTACCGGAATACTTGGTACCGAGGTGACGTGGGCAGAGCCGGACGAGGTCGCCGAATCACTGCGGGAGGACACGTGCCTCGTCCTCCTTGAGACGCCGGCTAACCCGACGCTAGCCATGGTAGACATCGCAGGCGTCGTGTCCCAGGTGCGAGCGACAGAGAAACGTTTCGGATATCGGATCGCGGTGGCGGTGGACAACACTTTTGCCACCCCGATCCTTCAGCGCCCGCTGGAACTCGGTGCAGATCTGGTCGTGCACAGCGCCACAAAATTCCTTGGCGGTCATGGGGACGTGATGGGTGGTGTGGTAGCGAGTTCGGAAGATTGGGCGAAGCCGCTTCGGCAGACCCGCATGATCACGGGCGGCGTACTGCATCCGTTGGCAGGATATCTCCTCCACCGGGGGCTTCAGACTCTCCCGGTCCGCGTCGCTGCACAGCAGACGTCCGCCGGCATCATCGCTGCGAGACTGGCTGGGCACCCGGAAGTTACCGAGGTCCATTACCCGGGTTTGAACGGTGACCGATCTGAGGAGCGACTTCTCCGGACACAACAAAAAGGCTCAGGCTCGTTGCTCGCGTTCCGCGTTCGTGGAGGTCGAGAGGCGTCCGAGAGGGTGATGGAGTCCCTCGACTTGATCTCCCGCGCAGTGTCGCTGGGGTCTGTTGATACCCTCATCCAAGCACCGGCAGCGCTCACGCATCGGGTGGTTGACCCTGAGAGCCGCGAGGCAGCCGGGGTGCCGGAGGATCTACTGAGACTGTCTGTAGGCCTCGAAGCTGTGGACGACCTCTGGTTCGACCTGCATCAGGCACTCGAACAGGTGCGCCGTGAAAGGCCGCACTGGGAGTCGTCCATGCCACAGTCCGAATCGGGGATTTCCGAGGGAGTGGGCGCCTAG
- a CDS encoding SDR family NAD(P)-dependent oxidoreductase — protein sequence MEIGFAGQTVLVTGAAHGFGRAIAGAFGSRGATVFVCDLEADGLTQTVNLVGDNCHGAVVDVSDRKAVGEWVGAAASMTGRIDVLVNNAGGVLGQVGQPLEQVTTEEWQAILAVNQTASFWTSQAVAPHMKEAGRGRIVNISSGAGLGVSKTGIQAYASAKAGQIGLTRQLAHELGPWGITVNNIAPGFVRSNPTTERQWDSYGQAGQEDLISEVALRRLGTPADIAHSVLFLSSEYASWITGAVLQVDGGK from the coding sequence ATGGAGATCGGATTCGCTGGGCAGACAGTTCTTGTTACAGGTGCCGCGCATGGCTTCGGTCGCGCGATTGCTGGGGCCTTTGGGTCACGCGGCGCCACGGTCTTCGTGTGTGACCTAGAGGCCGACGGACTGACGCAGACCGTCAATCTGGTGGGGGACAACTGCCACGGTGCTGTGGTCGATGTCAGCGACCGGAAGGCGGTTGGGGAGTGGGTCGGTGCCGCGGCGAGCATGACCGGGCGTATCGACGTGCTGGTGAATAATGCCGGGGGCGTGCTCGGGCAGGTCGGTCAGCCGCTGGAGCAGGTCACTACCGAGGAATGGCAGGCGATTCTGGCGGTCAATCAAACCGCTTCGTTTTGGACGTCACAGGCGGTCGCGCCACACATGAAGGAAGCCGGTCGCGGACGCATCGTGAACATTTCCAGCGGTGCAGGCCTGGGGGTGAGTAAGACAGGCATCCAGGCCTATGCGTCTGCCAAGGCCGGACAGATTGGATTGACCCGGCAGCTCGCGCACGAACTCGGGCCGTGGGGCATCACCGTGAACAATATTGCGCCCGGCTTCGTTCGGTCGAATCCGACCACGGAGCGTCAGTGGGACTCGTACGGTCAGGCCGGCCAGGAAGATCTCATTTCAGAGGTCGCCTTGAGGCGTTTGGGCACGCCGGCGGATATTGCCCACTCGGTGCTGTTCCTGTCGTCCGAGTACGCCAGCTGGATCACTGGTGCGGTGCTACAGGTGGACGGCGGGAAGTGA